In Lactuca sativa cultivar Salinas chromosome 5, Lsat_Salinas_v11, whole genome shotgun sequence, the DNA window ACATACGTAACTAATCACTTGTAAGATCCATGGCTAACATTTATGCACTATAGATCATTTCTATTTTCTAATGGCATGCCATGAGCAATGTGAAACATATAGattcatttttattattaaaagtatGATATTATTGTTCATATTTTTTAGAAGATGAAAACTAAAGGAAGTACAGAAACACATACTATTAAATGTTAATCTCGAAACCAACAAGCTTAGAAAACAACTTACAACATTGTTTGTAGTTAATGTACACAAAATCAATAAGAAAACATAAACCAATCTTCCTTTTTAAAATTAAATGCCATATCAAACAAAATATTATTACTCTTCTCTCACAACCATTCAATATCATAAAATACATAACCTAAATTGTAATAAAAAAAGATCACAATTTGCATAAAAAGAGTAGAGCACATCATCACGTTTATAGTACAAGACTCACATCACCGATTCTCAACAGCCTCTGGTGACCTACAgctaaaactaacaaaaaaaatacattgaCACTAAGCATGTATGTAATGGGAAAGCATGTATGTAATGGGAAGCAAATTCACATAAGATGATTAATAATAAAAACATGATGTTATATTGGACATCTGATATCAATTTTAGGCCCTTCATCCTTATCAATTTAGACCCATCAAAAGCACAAAAATATGATGACTTGCCATTTACAAGAATATAATCAGAAAAGAATCTAGCAATATGAAGAACAACAAGGACCAAGGCTGTAAAATCATTATTAAGACAGAATAATTGTCAATTGTGAAAGTACCTGGGGATATTATAATGAGGGTCTGAGCAGGGGCAAATATAGACTCATTTTAATCAAAAAGTTTCATTTAagcattccatcaaacacttcaTGTGCAACTAGAGTTACAAACATATTTAAAGGATTAATAATATGATGATAAACTAAAGTGATATTGGTATTTGATAAAGACTAATAAAATTGAAGAAAGGAGAAATACAACGTTAAAATTTGATAAAGCCATGGTGTTTCTATCTAACAAAAAGATACATACAAGGAAGAAAAATTGAACCAAACGTGATAGGAAAACCGAACAACAAAATAGGAAAATAGAGGTCTTTTCCTACCACGAAAAGGAGGTCGGAGCTCAGGTCGGAGGTGGGCGTAGGTCGGAGTTGGGAGGAGCTGCTGGAAGAAATTGTGTCTggggaaggagaagaagaaactgCATCACATGTTAGGATAATGAGAAGGGCGCCCTCAGTGATGGTGCTGGTTGTAGCAGCGTCTGTGTAAAGGAGGGCAATCAAAGAAAAAGTCTCAGTCAGCTCATATTTTTTTCAGGACCGAGTAAGGAGCTGGGTCAGCTCTTGCTGACCGAGGCAGTCAATTTCGGGATCTATCAAACGGTCTGACCGGACCGAGTCAGCCGAAATTTGCTGACTGGACCCAATCAGCTCACTATCAAACAAAGCCTTCATTAAGCTCCACATCAAAGCCATTATGGAAGAAGGCAATCTTTGTATCAGTTTACTCTAAATCCAAATCTTGAAGATCAATAGTAGGCAAAATAAAATGTTTCAACGTGTCTCCGATGCAAAATCTTATCATACTCAATCTCTTCCGCTGTGAATAAATTTTGGTAAGAAGTTGCACATCATCATCCTTCTTAACTTTGAAGATCCAACGACAACCAATGTAAAAATTCTTTGTTTGGTGACACTAAATACCATGTCTCGTTTTTCTCCAAAGATTGCATATCCCCATTCATGGACTTTAAGCATTAATCTCTCAACGAATAAAACCTTCTGTCAAAGCTCATGCTTACACACAACCAATCTTCATACCTTTTGGGTAAATACCAAATGCGTTGACTCTATCAATTGGTTGCAATATGGACAACTTCTTCTATATTATATCCCCTTTATTTGAACCCTCCCCGGCCGACTCCACATGATCTGAGTCGGATGGTGGAGTATCAACCATAACCATTATACTTAGGTGGCATTTGTTTTCGAAGATGTGGACCAAAAGTCTTTTTTCATGTCTTTAGTCATCATAAAAAATGTTTGTTTCTTAAAGTCTTTTATAAAAAGAATGGTAGTATTGGTGTTGGTGGTGGAGATAGGAATGGGGTGGGTGAGTGTGGTGGCGGCGCCGAAGGTGGTGGTAGAGGAAGCGACAGAGGTGGCGGCGGAGGCGGTGGTGGTAGTGGCGATGGCGGTGGTTTCTGGTAGCGGTGGCGGAGGCAATGGTGGTGGTGGAAAAAGAAATGTAACGTTAGGATTAGAACTTAGAAAATGTCTTTCAAAGttataacttatttttttgtcttttgaaaaaaatgtcaaaaaaaccTTTTTATATCTTTTGTATTCTATAAAACAAACAAAAGGTCTTTTCTTTAAATGTCTTTCCTTTGCAGACATGACATAAGAGGTCAAAAagaatttttaacaaaaaaacaaacaccaTCTTAGTTTACTTTGACTCATGTTGCTTTTAGTTAAGTTCATAAATTTTGTTTGGTATTctatttcaaaataaataaattggaATCACCTCCTCTATTTGTGGCGTTTGTTTGTGTTTGTTTATACTAAAGTTGGAAACCATATGAGAGAAACTTTATCAAAGTTCTGTTATATCGCTATTTAACCAAACATTACATTGTCACCAATATAGTATTACATAAATTTTAAATCAAAGAAAATTAGATGCTGCACTTTTAACACATTTTACCAACCAAATAACATCAATCTATCAATTTAATAGCAAAAACGCTTAAATTCACAATATAACCGCATATACATAGAGGATCAGGAAACTATATATGCTTTCACGATTTCAATGCATCTTGATCTTGGAACTAAAAACTATTGCAATAACAGAAAATAGTTTACTTACAACCTGAATCATCTAAATTCAGACCAAAAGAGAGCCTTCCATGACTGTGGTGGCTTTACCTCGTAGAAGCActctttgattcttcttatctaAATGTATATCTAAAATGCCACTTCTAGGTGATGCCTGAATACACCAAAAACAGACAAACACGTATAAGTTTCAGTTTTTGTCCCATTGAATTGAAATCAGCCCGAAtgcaatattttatttattttctgttatatagagttagagagaaagagagaatataCTTGATATGCAACAAAATCACATTTCCCCAACTTTTCGTTCCAGTAGGCTGCTACGGCACAATGTGCGCTTCCACAAACAGGATCCTAAAAGAGAAACAAAGTAAAATAAAGAATTATGCCATAATGAAAGAAAAGAAATTCAATATAATTACCTCATCAATTCCATATTTAGGGCAGAAGAAGCGAGTATAAAAGTCAAAGCCTGATCCATTAGGTGCAAGCCCTGTAATTACTATCCCTCTGCCTGGTGCTTTTTTGATCTTATCAAGTTGGGGCACCAATTCCGCAACTTCCTTTCCTGATGAAAGCACCACCTGTGCACCAAAGGAAGAACAATCGACTTTACTCTTGTTTTAAATGAGTGAATGTAAGAGAAATTTAATACATACAAGGATGTCATCAGATGCCATCTTCTTTACATCAACAACAGAAACTCCATTTAGTATCTCAGAAATTGCTGAAACCTCAAGATCACTGAAATCTGAAACGGCCACAACAGGGAAATTCAGTTCGATCAACAACTTGGCTTGTGCTGCACCATTTTCTGTGAATGATGGGTCCTTAATCCTGCTTTCAGGAACTTTTTTGGCAGTCAAAATTCCAGAAAGAGTTGAGAATTCAACCGTGTTACAATTAACCAAGCCTGATTCGAAAAGGAAGTGGGAGGCTGCTAAAGTTGCATGACCACAAAGTTCCACCTACATCACCAGAATAAGATCAACAtagtttttattttcaattacTGAATCACTTTTGCTCTTCAAGTACGCATATAGAATTATTTCGCAAATGTTCTCTCAGTAAGAATGAAGAAATTTTCAAATTACAAGTTCTAATGATCAAATGATAACCTAAACAAACATATAAATAGAggcgataatatatatatatatatatagaagaaaTTCAAACAGATGATAACCTCAGCTACAGGAGTGAACCATCTGAGATGGAATCTAGGGTTCTCCGAACCCTTGTCGACGATTGGAGTCAAGTAACAAGTTTCGGATAAATTGAATTCCGCCGCAACTGACTGCAACCATTTATCATCTTTTTCTATGCCCTCTAACCAACACACAGCCGCCGAATTTCCTTTAAACGCCGTATCAGTAAATGCATCCACCTGTTTTGTATGTCAAAGAAAAAAAAGAGACCAGATTAATAACCTTTCAAGATTTCGGTTGCTAAGCAATTTGCAGCTCATGTACTAAAGCCCTTGTGTGTGCCTGGCAAGTGCGAGGGAGATGAGTGAGTATAAGGAACTTACCACGGAGTATTTGATAAGATTTTTAGCCATTTTAACAGAAAGCTTTCAGGTCAACGTCCGCCACTTTCCGGCGGAGTCGACACCTGAGTTTTACAACCGACTGGTTTCCCCTGGCAAGTATGGGCCTACTGGCAACTGTGTCCGATTGTTGAAAAGAATAGGTGAATTACATAAAGTGAAATTAACAAAGCCTTCTAGCTAGCGTTACTTTGAAGTTGAGGGTTAAGTCCACTAAAACATAAAGTGAAATTAAaattgattttaatttttatgtctACAAATATGTCCCTACCAACAAAAGTgttatcattttatatttttttaactaactaATTAAGgctataaataaaattaattgaaGAGTGATTTGTCAAAATTTTAGTGGATAGGATTAATTATAGGCATAAAAGGTAGGAggtaatttaatttctcttacATAAAAGGTCTCTCGCTTCCGATTTATTCAACTTCGATGGTCCATAAACTTTCTTTGAGAGTTTCATCCATTCTTCTGTTAGAGAGTTCTCTAAAAAAAATCTTTatattttggttttatttataaaaaaattatcgTGATCTTTTTGTAATTGAACCATTGAAACTGATAAGCATTTCAAAaataacctttgaaatgatttaatacttttttgttaataaaattaaggtttaagGACCTTTCAAAATAAATATACTTTTTATTaaacacaacaataataatttatatgtaatttttggaattttttttattattctttttaataaatatcATTACTACAATCATAAagatacaatttaaatcatatatgGCTTAAAAGGAACTTGTTGATTTGTCACAAGAAATGTATTTCTAGGTCAAATTTCGTTAATAAGATTAAGGTAGGACTTTTCTAAagattttcttttttatatatactaaatttatttgaaaaagaCTTATATTTATTTCttaaaaaactcaaaataaatatactttttattaaaaaacacAACAATGATAATTTCTATgtcatttttggaattttttttgttattctttttaataaatatcATTACTACAATCATAAAGATACAATTTAGATCTTATATAACTTAAAACGAATTTGTTGATTTGTCGCAAGAAGTGCATTTCTAGGTCAAATGCTATTTCATTGTTGAATATTTAGATCATGGGTGCAAATTTCGACAAATATAAGACATTAGTAAACATAAAAATGGACTTTTGTTGATTTGTCGTAAGAAATGTGTTTCTAGACCACATAATGTGTATAATGGAGCTTTATTTAGGAATGACAATCTCTGATAAACCTTTATTTTCTGAGGTGTCGTTCGATTGTGAAAGGATCTTCAATAAGTGGtagttttatattaaatattttacaCCCAAGACCTAAAAATTCAACAGTGATGTAGCATTTGACCTAGAAATGCATTTCTTTATTTATATAGGTTATAAATGATATCTTTATGATTGTAAAGAATcacaaaaaattccaaaaatgacataaattaaaattattgtgtTTTTTTAAAGTATCTTTTTGAGtttttcaataaataaatataagttttcatcaaataaattcagtatatataaaaaagaaaatctCTAAAAAAGTCCTTAAACTTTAATCATATTAAAATTTAGGGAGCAACAGTCATGGAAGCTTTCAAGATAGGATTGGAAAAAGATTCTTCATTCTACAAGGATCTTGTCATGACCCTATGCAAGAAATTAGGCGAAGTCATAAATAAAGCCTTGAGATTTATCAGGTTAAAAGAAGACAAGAAGATCCAAAAAAGGACAAAAATGTCATATGATCATTCTAACATAAAGAATAAATCTTCCTCCCAAAAATCCTATAGAGCTAAACCTAACTCAAGATCTGAGAATCATAGGGTCAATGCTCAATACGATGAAGAGGAAAATGAAATTTATCCAAAGATATGTGATTATTGTTTTTTCCATTAATGTTTCAGGTCTACTATATGCAATGCAAAATCTTGGGGACAAGCCAAGATGTCCCAAGAAAATTGAGAAGACCCCAGGATAGAAGGACAAGTCCAGGTGGTATGCTTACCACAAAGACTTTGGATAGGGATGTCTATGGggcggtttggttcggttttaaGCTAAAACTGAACCATAACCATTATTAGTGGTTAATGCATTTTTATAGCCATTGGGTATTGGTTAATGGTTGTTTTCCGGTTATGGTTATGGTTAACGGTTAATATTGGTTAATCATAACAATAAAAAatgagataaaaataaaaatactttgttataaaaacagaaaaatataAAGTGTGTTATAAAAAAAGTGAGCAATTCAGTGTTTACAACCTTATTGATATGATAGAAGATTAGGTATCCCATTTAAGTCCAAATAAAATTACATACCATATATATTTAATGTtataataaattaaaacatttattaatgttattggtttggttcggttcggtttttagTGGTTCGATTTTAGATTAAAACCATAACTGAACCATATTTGGTTAATTAGAAATAGAAACCACACCACTTTTTTAGTAATGATTCGGTTAAAATGGTTTGGTTATTTCAGTTATTTTGGttttggttcggtttttcggttaaTATGCTGACCCTTAACTTTGGATATCTTATTGAAGACTGCTTTGCTCTCAAAAAAGAGATTAGCTATATATTGAGTAAGGAATATTTAAAATAACTCCTGGGAAGAAAAAAGAACAATATTGCCCTAAGTCCCAAGATCCTGAAACTCTTCCACAGAAAATATTATCTCCTCCCTCGGACGCCAGGACAATAAACTATATCTTTGGTGGATTTGACATTTATGGAACTGTAGCAAAGAGACATGCAAGAAGTTCCAAGATGTAAAAAGAAGACAAGCCAAGAAAGAATGTATTCTTGAGCAACACGAAATAGATCTCGTTCAACGAAGATGACCGGGAAAATGTCCTCGACCCATATCATGACGGTCTAGTCATCACACCATATGTGGATAACCACTTTTTTTAAGGATCTTGATAGATGGtgtgttaggtgcatttcatgcaccccttttgtagctttatttcataaaagtgcattgcatataggcttaaactcatgcattttgcatgttttttgagATTTTTCACGAGGTTATTTCATTCACacacttttgtgatatttcagggaTTTTTGGAGGTAGGATCTTGCTTGAGGAGGTAAATAAGAGATGTAGATGAAGTTTCGGGACTTTCGGAGCACCGAGGAGGAAGATATCAAAGAATTAAAGATTTTGGATTTCAGatatttacacggccgtgtaaagcCTTGTGTTTACACGGGCCATGTAATCAAAGACTCTTGAACATTGTACTTTGAAGGCCTGACCAATTTACGCAGTGTACTCTTGTATTTACACGAGTCGTGTAAATGGTAGTGTTAATTTACATGGGCCGTGTAAACGTGGCCGTGAGTTAAAAGCATTTTTTCTCCTTTCTTAAAAGGTGTAACCAGTTCCAGGAGAAGTTAAGTCGATTTTAGGAGTTCTTGGGGCGATTTTCTGGAAGATTTGGAAGGCAATTAATACTTGGAAACATTTGGATTTAGTTTGGATTTCAATTTGTAAGACTTTAACTTCAATTTCTAGATTGGTGCTTTATTCtagtcatgtgtggctagaaacctagattctccaactttatgtgtgatttcaatcatgtgaCTTGGTGTTTGTTTCTAAAtgctatctagtgaatttgattttgtttcaatcgAAAGTTTGATTTCAATTCtagttcttattggccatttgagtTAGGGTTGAATCACCCAAGTTATCTATTATGAAAAATTCATAATTGTTTTGTTAAATAGAACAAGTAACAAGCACTAAATTGAATTTCTTCAAGTGTTCTAGTGTAAATCAAATTTACACATTTTTACGCTCcggagcttatgaggagtattgaatGTTGTTGGTAAAATTCACACAAAATATAATGCAATTTCTCCACCTAATTCTAAGAGCATGTTTTTATTAGATTGATGAGATTAGAATTAATCAAAGAGCTcattttgattaattaatatgGTGAATAGAAATTGCTAGAGCTTGTTAGCATTTCCAAGTGCCAAATTAGATAAAATTAAACAAATGTCGTTTCATACATGAAATTACATTGCCAATTTGTCTTGGATGGAGTTGGAGTATTTACAAATCTTGAGTTTATTTTACTTAATCAATtgattacttattacttcagttCTTTGTTTGAATCAAAGCATATAAATCCCCCTCTTTTGTGATCACATTTGTACCTTACTCAAAAAGGTATAAACACATgttccgtgtctctgtggatcgaccttACTTACCTTGTATTACCTTTTTAGTGCAAAGTAGTAGTGTTTTTTTTAAGTCatttgtacccctttatttgttgggtttgtgatagcttcattttatttacttctttttataatttattttagtacatttcattcgcattttagttaacttccatcatattttcccttttgttatttttatgaccatttcggggtactttctagtttcttgagcattattgcagattttcttggaaactagcggggcGACACTCTTAggaggcgattgggcttgaaaggaattggggatttcgtgcttgatggctatgaaggtgaCTCATGGGGTGGACCTGTCAATTGCTTGAAGacttggaagaattgagctttaaatttgaaagacgtgggagaattcttgagtgtgcaagatcaaTATTTGGGAGTTTGCAGAAGTTTAGAGTGATTTGGATAAgcaaattgggctttaattgaagaaatattgaagaaaaatggactaggagttgattggattcgaactgggccaatggattagctgtgggggcccaaaacttgaagaagcccaaaaataCCCGTCAGAGCCCGCGGCCCGCGTGGGTTCCTGACTagggcaatttcgggattttgctaacagctctattttgggaagtttggtgtgcctctttagccttatCTTGAAGGTCCGATTTTGAGACTctctctctggagtttggagcatttttggaggccaagaacacttgaagaatatcttcttttcatctcttgaatcttgtcaaatgtttggtacaatctcatctaactttgttcatttgagtttagccatgcttggctaagcaaatcttggttgactttttgttgaatcctttgaacttttgttggatgttgaagaatccatgaacttgttcttaaatctttatggaattgttttgtgttttatcatattatcactactagtatgtttttgttcatgagtttaaatatgtttgtggtgattagttggctaatttcttgattaagtaaatgatcctcaaattagcaagcaacaaatgatttttgtgttgtttttgcttcacacaatcataaaaacatttcctccaacatggtggtgaaagcatttgacccctcttggatttggtgactttttggttcttaatgctagttgactttcactaatcacatgctatttggaattagtgactttgaccaaggaaattgttatgagcttctctagccatttcaacaattaagaaacgtctaggtaatctcaagctccttggattactatagccaaattaaggatttaaatcaaagtattgcaccattggactctaatgatatgttcatcaaaagtcaaagtgaggaaactttaagtcaaccatctctcctttattgatttacatcaaactcttatttttgttgcatttgtctatttaaatcatagttaattctagtttgtttcaagtatttcaaaacaccaaaaccccctattttatttttattgtcattttacaagtatttttacaaagagatttttcatagagttataaattgaaccaatctccgtggattcgatccctttaccactatacattattttggtgtgtaatatttagggttattatttgtgttggcctcgacaaccaccagtttgacacgcctaacaaattggTACCGTTGCGGGGGACACgatgttactaattgtttatgcctagatcttTCCGTACAGGGACATCATTTCCAATTGATTCGAAGATAGAGAAGACTACAAAGAAGTTAAGGAAGCAGGCCAAGCTTCTTAAGAGGCGACCGGGTTCCGGGACTTCTTCATCATCTAACCCCCCATAAATTAACATTTGGGAGGACATACCCCTCTCAAGTGTATCCACATCCGAAACAGAAAACCTATCACTCTCACATCAACCATCCTCGCCCAAAAGTATTAGTCCACCCTCTTCAACTACTTATAACATTTCAGACACTACATCCACTACTTATACAATGGGAGACAACCATGGATGGAATCCACCTCCAAATTCACCACCCGAGCAAACCCTTCGTCAATAGGCGAGACAAGAAGTTACACAGCAACCTCTTTGTATCACATATCCGGCAGCCACAAATCTTGAACTTAAATCCGGACTCATCCACCTACTCCCTACCTTTAGAGGCTTCGAAAATGAAGATCCCCACAAGTTTCTAACTAAATTCCATGTTGTGTGTGTGGGCAAGAAGCCACATAATGTTACAGAGGATCAAATCAAGCTCAGGGAATTTCCCTTTGCGGTGTAAGATGTATCAAAAGACTGGCTCTATGACTTCCCACCGGGGTCGGTTACTACTTGGGTAGATCTTACACGATTGTTTTTGGACACATACTTTCCCAAGATGAAAGCTTCATCCCTATAGAGGGAAATCATTGGAATCAAGCATCATAAGAGAGAGGCTTTTCACATATATTGGGAAAGATTCAAGAAACTTTGTGCCTGTTGTCCTAAATATGAAATTACCGAGTATCAGCTCCTCCAATACTTCATTAAAGGCATGAATCCAATGGAGAGAAGACTTCTTAATGCTTCTAGTGGTGAGTCTTTACCCGACAAGACTCTAACCGAAATACGCAACTTAATCAACAACATGGCTGAAGATTCTAAGCATTCAAGtcatgatgaagaatggtacacggATGCACCCCGAGGTGTAAAAGAAGTCCAAACTCCTTAAATTGAAGCACAATTGTCCGAGCTTACAAAAGTAGCAATGATGCTAGCCAAAGATAAAGGTTTGCAACCTACACCCCGCCCTTGCGGTATTTTCACTCAAGTGGGGCATCCAACTGACATGTGCCCTCAACTTCAAGATGAGGATTATGAAGAAGCAAATGCCTTGCGAGGGTATTTTGGGTCAAATTAAAGAGGATATGAGTAGCCACAGGGTGATCAGAGATGGAATAATAATCAAGGTTGGGGAGGAAATCAACATGGAGGTTATCGACAAAGAACACCATTTCCTCAATATCAACAAAGGCCGTTCTTTCAACCTCAAAATTTTCTAGACTAGGCCACCACAACGACCACCTCCACAAGTGGGTTCATCAAGTACGTCATTGGAGGATATTGTTAAAATCCTTGCCACTAGCACTCAAAGTTTCCAACAAGAAACCAAGGCTAGCATAAAAATCTTGGAGAAACAAGTGTCACGACTTGCTCAATCCGCTAGTAGAATAGAATCACAAGGCAAGCTACCATCCCAAACCAAGAAGAACCCGAAACATAATGCATGTGCCATTACTTTGAGGGAGGAAAAATCTATGAAAGCCCAAGGATTccggatgaagaagaggaagaaaagGAGATTGAGGTACAAGAAGCTGTCAAAGAAAAGGAAAGGAAAAATACTTCAAAGTCAAAGAAGCTAATAGATACCAAAGTGAAAGTAACTCCGGTACCATTTCCTTTAATATACAGTAAAAGTTGGGGAAAATGTTTCAGCCATGTTACAAAAATTGCTACCAAAGAAATGTAAGGATCCGAGTGTATTCACGGTTCCTTGTAAAATGGACAACCTTTTTGTGCCATGTGCCATGCTTGATCTTGGAGCATCAATTAATGTTCTACCTTATTCAAGCTATAAAACAATGGGAGTTGGACCTTTGACAAAAACAGGAGTCGTAATTCAACTAGCCAATCGATCTTTTAGTACATCCAAAAGGTGTATTGGAGGACGTATTAGTGCAAGTCAATAAACTTGTATTTCCCGCTGAtttttatgtgattgatatgggaGATGATGATCAACCCTCAAGTTTCATACTTTTAGGTAGACCATTTTTAAAAACAGCAAAAACAAAAATGGATGTCTACAATGATACATTGTTTATGGAATTTGATAGGGAGGTCATCAACTTCAATATCTATGAAGCAATGTGGTATCCAAGTGATGTTCATTGTGTACATTTTGTTgatatgatccaacctttgactgAAAAGTGTTTTGAGTTGACTAAGCATGATTTGTTGGAGTTAGCTTTGAGCTGGAATTTTGATAACACTTTAGTCAAAGAG includes these proteins:
- the LOC111892254 gene encoding uncharacterized protein LOC111892254, translated to MAKNLIKYSVVDAFTDTAFKGNSAAVCWLEGIEKDDKWLQSVAAEFNLSETCYLTPIVDKGSENPRFHLRWFTPVAEVELCGHATLAASHFLFESGLVNCNTVEFSTLSGILTAKKVPESRIKDPSFTENGAAQAKLLIELNFPVVAVSDFSDLEVSAISEILNGVSVVDVKKMASDDILVVLSSGKEVAELVPQLDKIKKAPGRGIVITGLAPNGSGFDFYTRFFCPKYGIDEDPVCGSAHCAVAAYWNEKLGKCDFVAYQASPRSGILDIHLDKKNQRVLLRGKATTVMEGSLLV